From a region of the Dictyostelium discoideum AX4 chromosome 2 chromosome, whole genome shotgun sequence genome:
- a CDS encoding polymorphic membrane protein repeat-containing protein, which yields MKLKFILFIIFSIYILIEVASTQTYNSTCIWWVKYDADSTVQNGNFSNPFSNLKSAIDKISMINNECDTKNITITRVIYIVASDKDDNEKVYKGSGSNTYITISDIFYRFPILIQAIDEQASYTYNQSSPLLPMASTDRYATFVGSSPNEYIIYFQSALTPIIIRGLQFKNGGFSTDDFRQASVITTSSTIVSFENCLFKDNVGGTSGALFYNSQSSAHIENCIFENNKASAGNGGAIYLPSGTAKLQITNSIFKNNNAINGGGVYCAYQYLTMTSNKFISNTALKSGGGLYTLAVADITSVSWDHLLFDSNKAINGSGLFDNNSANQYYNATFISNEATENGGGSYLLDSRIFMQQSNYQSNKAARGGGIFALDTEPYFKSQLFIRDANFTMNSASENGGAIYCSNATARFNTRNLFEDNSATNSSSSTDYCTSSCVTSPGDCGCPGGCGIESDNDKDPNTDAKIAVAIFIPITAILLGVVGFLLWRTHAKSRGMRTKTAAPYDEIRLSPSSQDNDDQL from the exons atgaaattaaaattcattttgtttataatatttagtatttatatattaatagaAGTTGCATCAACACAAACATATAATAGTACTTGTATTTGGTGGGTTAAATATGATGCAGATTCAACGGTTCAGAATGGTAATTTTTCAAA cccattttcaaatttaaaatcagcaattgataaaatttcaatgataaataatgaatGCGATACAAAGaatataacaataacaagAGTTATATATATTGTAGCAAGTGAtaaagatgataatgaaaaagtaTATAAAGGATCAGGTAGTAATACATATATTACAATTAGTGATATTTTCTATAGATTCCCAATATTAATACAAGCAATTGATGAACAAGCCAGCTATACATACAATCAAAGTTCACCATTGTTACCAATGGCATCAACTGATAGATATGCAACATTTGTTGGAAGTTCACCAAATGAATATATCATTTATTTCCAATCAGCATTAACACCAATCATAATAAGAGgtttacaatttaaaaatggtggTTTCTCAACTGATGATTTCCGTCAAGCATCTGTTATCACCACTAGTTCAACCATAGTATCATTCGAGAATTGTTTATTCAAAGATAATGTTGGTGGTACAAGTGGTGCATTATTCTATAATTCACAATCATCAGCTCATATTGAAAATTGTatctttgaaaataataaagctTCCGCTGGTAATGGTGGCGCTATTTATTTACCATCTGGTACTGCTAAACTTcaaattacaaattcaatctttaaaaataataatgcaataaatggtggtggtgtctATTGTGCTTATCAATATTTAACAATGACCTCCAATAAATTCATCTCAAATACTGCTTTAAAATCTGGTGGAGGTTTATATACTTTAGCCGTTGCTGATATAACTTCCGTATCTTGggatcatttattatttgattcaaataa agcAATTAATGGTAGtggattatttgataataattcggcaaatcaatattataatgcaacatttatttcaaatgaaGCAACAGAGAATGGTGGTGGATCATATTTATTAGATTCTAGAATATTTATGCAACAATCAAATTATCAATCAAATAAAGCAGCAAGAGGTGGTGGTATTTTTGCATTGGATACAGAGCCATACTTTAAATCTCAACTTTTCATTAGAGATGCAAACTTTACAATGAATTCAGCTTCAGAGAATGGTGGTGCAATCTATTGTAGTAATGCAACCGCTCGTTTCAATACGAGAAATTTATTCGAGGATAATAGTGCTACCAATTCAAGTTCTTCAACTGATTATTGTACTTCCTCTTGTGTAACTTCGCCAGGTGATTGTGGTTGTCCAGGTGGTTGTGGTATTGAatctgataatgataaagatCCAAATACTGATGCTAAAATTGCTGTCGCCATTTTCATTCCAATCACTGCCATACTTTTAGGTGTCGTTGGTTTCCTCCTTTGGAGAACTCATGCAAAATCAAGAGGAATGAGAACTAAAACTGCTGCACCTTACGATGAAATTAGATTATCTCCATCTTCACAAGATAATGATgatcaattataa
- a CDS encoding hypothetical protein (Similar to Arabidopsis thaliana (Mouse-ear cress). VPS33), whose amino-acid sequence MKNLKILLLLSILFINIVLSESGTYNGPQYLNGINAGYKSGWSNSDLGPLMGEASIRSQRMKFPCTFFKQWGYKILYDNDSFGSSKRAGQSNFTAFITFDQNDDSAVPSSIYQPIWLDNGKVNQANEFAYCVSQIVSTYKSDIKIYEIYNEPDWVSDWNVVSTWATNPPSNAQLARFQGDIFTYVRLLRISWEVAKSIDPTCFITVGGLGYPLFLDAVLRYGENSSVTNPSLFGKNYIDAISTHFYPMYGTSKTNSDAYLLAYTDLQNSFRKVTNKYNFNPSVWIVTETGVATKSGTGYYGSSALARNYFLKLPTISTLVGVCQNHIFILGDTNSGTDAFSNMGLFYDYQTLAKDKAVLKDSSKSLVTWDHHLFDKTLDSSKSLKGLPSGVIVYAYSNPSSTCYLIWVNSTNFKTDEDTTPIEIELDADFASVYNYQNIKQTISSSNNKVKLTIDSTPQFVYLDYQGPDSGENPSNSPIINFGFNLIILIIFINFIFFI is encoded by the coding sequence atgaaaaatttaaaaatattattattattatcaatattatttataaatatagtATTATCAGAAAGTGGTACATATAATGGGCCacaatatttaaatggtaTAAATGCAGGATATAAAAGTGGATGGTCAAATTCAGATTTAGGACCATTGATGGGGGAAGCATCAATTCGTTCTCAAAGAATGAAATTCCCATGCACATTTTTCAAACAATGGGGATATAAAATTCTTTATGATAATGATAGTTTTGGTAGTTCAAAAAGAGCAGGTCAAAGTAATTTCACAGCATTTATAACTTTTGATCAAAATGATGATTCAGCAGTACCTTCAAGTATTTATCAACCAATTTGGCTAGATAATGGTAAAGTCAATCAAGCTAATGAATTTGCATATTGTGTATCACAAATTGTATCAACTTACAAGAGTGATATTAAAATCTATGAAATCTATAATGAACCAGATTGGGTTTCCGATTGGAATGTAGTTTCAACATGGGCAACTAATCCACCAAGTAATGCCCAATTGGCAAGATTCCAAGGTGATATTTTTACATATGTTCGTTTATTAAGAATATCATGGGAAGTtgcaaaatcaattgatccaACTTGTTTCATTACTGTCGGAGGTTTAGGTTACCCATTATTCTTGGATGCTGTATTAAGATATGGTGAAAACTCTTCTGTAACCAATCCATCCTTATTTGGAAAGAATTATATTGATGCAATTTCAACTCATTTCTATCCAATGTATGGTacttcaaaaacaaattccGATGCATACTTATTGGCATATACCGATTTACAAAATAGTTTCAGAAAagtaacaaataaatataactTCAATCCATCAGTTTGGATAGTAACTGAAACTGGTGTTGCAACTAAATCTGGTACTGGTTATTATGGTAGTTCTGCTTTGGCTCGTAATTATTTCTTAAAATTACCAACTATTTCAACATTGGTAGGAGTATGTCAAAATCATATCTTTATATTGGGTGATACAAATTCTGGTACCGATGCTTTTTCAAATATGGGTTTATTCTATGACTATCAAACACTTGCAAAGGATAAAGCAGTTCTTAAAGATTCCTCTAAATCTTTAGTTACTTGGGATCACCATTTGTTTGATAAAACATTAGATTCTTCAAAATCTCTTAAAGGTTTACCAAGTGGTGTCATTGTTTATGCATATAGCAATCCAAGCTCAACATGTTATTTAATTTGGGTAAACTCTACAAACTTTAAAACTGATGAAGATACAACCCCGATTGAAATCGAATTGGATGCAGATTTCGCTTCTGTTTACAACtatcaaaatataaaacaaacCATCTCatcaagtaataataaagttaaaCTCACTATTGATTCAACTCCACAATTCGTTTACTTGGATTATCAAGGTCCTGATTCTGGTGAAAACCCAAGTAATTctccaattattaattttggtttcaatttaataattttgattatatttataaattttattttctttatttaa
- a CDS encoding hypothetical protein (Group-specific antigen), with amino-acid sequence MWRAVLVVFFSEVLFVYPCFLGIGSGCHIPEIKFYLFKYLFLKNIKDIVAKWSNASD; translated from the coding sequence ATGTGGAGGGCAGTTCTGGTCGTCTTTTTCTCTGAAGTATTGTTCGTATATCCATGCTTTCTGGGCATTGGATCTGGTTGCCATATTCCAgagataaaattttatttatttaaatatttattcttAAAAAACATCAAAGACATCGTAGCAAAGTGGTCTAATGCGTCTGACTAG
- a CDS encoding hypothetical protein (Group-specific antigen), translating into MMDIKYKGWNKHQPTTGQKLIQKNINHPILPFREARSITTIKGRDLAWRYLLKALPKHHGENCHSCKEEESSMHIFFECKSIKQDIDSIYQKVCKDSNNTYRGPWSEKVLGKLLTPFSSNLIGAIMESIWYRRNQIKFNDNTTTGTRNS; encoded by the coding sequence ATGATGGATATCAAATACAAGGGATGGAACAAACACCAGCCAACAACAGGTCAAAAACTGATTCAAAAGAACATTAATCACCCAATTCTACCATTTAGAGAAGCCAGATCAATCACAACTATCAAAGGAAGAGACTTAGCATGGAGGTATCTACTCAAGGCACTTCCAAAACACCATGGGGAGAATTGCCACTCATGTAAAGAAGAAGAGTCGTCTATGCACATCTTCTTCGAATGCAAATCAATAAAACAGGATATCGACTCAATCTATCAAAAGGTCTGTAAAGACTCTAACAACACTTACCGCGGTCCATGGAGCGAAAAAGTTCTCGGAAAACTACTCACACCATTCTCATCAAATCTTATAGGAGCCATTATGGAATCGATATGGTACAGAAgaaaccaaataaaattcaacGATAACACTACAACTGGAACTCGAAACTCATGA
- a CDS encoding hypothetical protein (Similar to Dictyostelium discoideum (Slime mold). Phosphatidylinositol 3-kinase 3 (EC 2.7.1.137) (PI3-kinase) (PtdIns-3-kinase) (PI3K)) — translation MKININKQFKIIKYIIIIILIIIEIENKSKINCLTGCETLSSELCLAAYPMCMSLILTSCCPGQVSLCLEIDTVIGYISNKKLEIQNCLRNLQTGVFYELWGDINEIPGYEIIPIPNITCKELNCESKGFDCIYESVADCEEPESLCCQPEPVCTNFLKSINSKIIFGRTRCDLPCVDGYVCRMVNDVKTCLPTSCDIVQCDVGTECLPLIGVGIVSCFKVIENLTTTTVLINNNSNNNNNGSGEIIVERTNQTVSCELSNNSCPSGFECSTYNPLNSALCIPYGSFNFFNEIFECGNCPTGWICRKFGWSGVCIEFERNLQSINNTPICFGGTCLSNQFCNTTSQQCEFESCEDDTCHNEMKCFQYHPSSPRVCSYWEITPTIKFPSSLPPFFEHFIEFEGK, via the coding sequence atgaaaataaatataaataaacaatttaaaataataaaatatataataataataatattaataataatagagattgaaaataaatcaaaaattaattgtttaacaGGATGTGAAACATTATCATCAGAATTATGTTTAGCGGCATATCCAATGTGTATgtcattaattttaacaaGTTGTTGTCCAGGACAAGTTTCATTATGTTTAGAAATCGATACAGTAATTGGTTATataagtaataaaaaattagagaTTCAAAATTGTTTAAGAAATCTTCAAACTGGTGTATTCTATGAACTATGGGGtgatattaatgaaataCCAGGTTACGAAATTATACCAATACCAAATATAACttgtaaagaattaaattgtGAAAGTAAAGGATTTGATTGTATTTATGAATCAGTGGCAGATTGTGAAGAACCTGAATCATTATGTTGTCAACCTGAACCAGTTTGtaccaattttttaaagagtataaatagtaaaataatatttggaAGAACAAGATGTGATTTACCATGTGTTGATGGATATGTTTGTAGGATGGTGAACGATGTCAAAACATGTCTACCCACTAGTTGCGATATAGTTCAATGTGATGTTGGTACTGAATGTTTACCACTTATTGGAGTTGGTATAGTATCATGTTTTAAAGTTATAGAGAATTTAACAACTACAACTGttttaatcaataataatagtaataataataataatggtagtgGTGAAATTATAGTTGAAAGAACAAATCAAACTGTTTCATgtgaattatcaaataatagttGTCCAAGCGGTTTTGAATGTTCAACGTATAATCCATTAAATAGTGCATTATGTATACCATATGgatcatttaatttctttaatgaaatatttgaatgTGGTAATTGTCCAACTGGTTGGATTTGTAGAAAGTTCGGTTGGAGTGGTGTTTGTATAGAATTTGAAAGAAATTTGCAAAGTATAAATAATACACCCATTTGTTTCGGTGGTACATGTTTATCCAATCAATTTTGTAATACTACAAGTCAACAATGTGAATTTGAATCATGTGAAGATGATACTTGTCATAATGAAATGAAATGTTTTCAATATCATCCTTCTTCACCTAGAGTTTGTTCATATTGGGAAATTACTCCAACTATTAAATTTCCTTCTTCATTACCACCATTTTTCGAAcattttattgaatttgaaggAAAGTga
- a CDS encoding Sec1-like family protein: protein MFNKLKKPIINSNNNQNSQNNKESINTSEEKRESSGINGVVNNLFNRKTVPLNNNPNVNANNVQPKPTILSQTTDVSSILNFEPLREQYKLNFIDALDFIRNEQSLINNLNLINNSTPPNLSPNLSSQNNQNNNNQNSTNYNNILNNNNISSNNNNNNNNNNNNNNNNNNNNNNNNLTSLIIDSKIIGLMNLFLDPIFLKQNGIDKIYELKSGKLETESKNIIYLIRPNVKYMNFISEHIRGHLYDYVKKNYSMIYIPKVDPICDSILEEQGVYGNFSTITSMSMDLIPLDNDVLSFESPNSYREYLMENNKSIAYDISKSVMKLQSIFGLIPTIKGKGKVSKLIVETLSRLRNEKQRDLNQNNQNSIRSLEISKEIDSIMFIDRDIDLITPLCTPLTYEGLIDEYFSINNNILLIDSQILNDSISSQQNNNQNNNQNNKRNNNNNSGSMYYNKKSSFPLHSGDKIFSQVRDMNFSSLMGPGGVLNSKAKQQYYDEKKQLTGSESLTALRDLMKRVNSSKQEEFCLHVHVGIAEKIHEITASTYFQNRLDCEQKLLLGSDDIYLADRYIQECITIKDPILKVLRLLSLYSLTNNGLPLNDYEFIKSKIISNYGIEWLIQLSQLEKVGLIQIRKSDSKPIGNFQQIKEDLNLIIDDVNEIDPSDFSYVYSGYAPLLIRLVQYSLPSSKTGWKSIENTLKLLPGPIFDENQLFFLNNNNNNNGSGIVHSGSAPSIASLSLNNDENENYDYDDDNNNNHNINNNNNNNINNINNNTNSNNTPISSSGSPGTLNTDVTNNSNNINSIEKSGVSMVFFVGGVTFSEISALRFLGKQTNKKFIILTTKLINGDSLIQSFLDPLG, encoded by the coding sequence atgtttaataaattaaaaaaaccaattattaatagtaataataatcaaaatagtcaaaataataaagaaagtATTAATACAAGTGAAGAGAAAAGAGAGAGTAGTGGTATTAATGGTGTCgttaataatctttttaatagaaaaacagtaccattaaataataacccAAATGTAAATGCAAATAATGTACAACCAAAACCAACTATTTTAAGTCAAACTACAGATGtatcatcaatattaaattttgaaccATTAAGAgaacaatataaattaaattttattgatgCATTAGATTTTATAAGGAATGaacaatcattaattaataatttaaatttaattaataattcaacacctccaaatttatcaccaaatttatcatctcaaaataatcaaaataataataatcaaaatagtacaaattataataatattttaaataataataatattagtagtaataataataataataataataataataataataataataataataataataataataataataataataatttaacatcattaattattgattcaaaaattattggattaatgaatttatttttagatccaatatttttaaaacaaaatggtattgataaaatttatgAATTAAAATCAGGTAAATTAGAAACTGAATCAAAGaacataatttatttaattagaCCAAATGTAAAGTATATGAATTTCATATCAGAACATATTAGAGGTCATTTATATGATTAtgttaaaaagaattattcaATGATTTATATACCAAAAGTAGATCCAATTTGTGATTCAATATTAGAGGAACAAGGTGTTTATGGTAATTTTTCAACGATTACATCAATGTCAATGGATTTAATACCATTGGATAATGATGTACTATCATTTGAATCACCAAATTCCTATAGAGAATATTTAATGGAGAATAATAAATCGATTGCATATGATATATCAAAATCAGTAATGAAACTTCAATCGATATTTGGTTTAATTCCAACAATTAAAGGTAAAGGTAAAGTTTCAAAGCTAATCGTTGAAACTCTATCAAGACTtagaaatgaaaaacaaagagatttaaatcaaaataatcaaaattcaattagatctttagaaatttcaaaagaaattgattcaattatgTTTATTGATCgtgatattgatttaattacaCCATTATGTACACCTCTAACATATGAAGGTTTAATTGatgaatatttttcaattaataataatattttattaattgatagtcaaattttaaatgatagtATTTCatcacaacaaaataataatcaaaataataatcaaaataataaaagaaataataataataatagtggatcaatgtattataataaaaaatcatcatttcCATTACATAGTGgtgataaaatattttcacaaGTTAGAGATATGAATTTTTCAAGTTTAATGGGACCAGGTGGtgtattaaattcaaaagcTAAACAACAATATTATGATGAAAAGAAACAATTAACTGGATCAGAAAGTTTAACAGCATTACGTGATTTAATGAAACGTGTAAACTCTAGTAAGCAAGAGGAATTTTGTTTACATGTTCATGTTGGAATTGCAGAGAAAATTCATGAAATTACTGCATCAacttattttcaaaatagaTTAGATTGTGAACAAAAGTTATTATTAGGTTCAGATGATATTTATTTAGCCGATAGATATATTCAAGAATGTATCACTATTAAAgatccaattttaaaagtacttagattattatcattgtaTAGTTTAACTAATAATGGTTTACCATTGAATGATTATGAATTCATTAAATCTAAAATCATCTCAAACTATGGCATAGAATGgttaattcaattatcacAACTTGAAAAAGTTGGTCTTATTCAAATTAGAAAATCAGATTCAAAACCAATTGGTAATTTTCAACAAATTAAAgaggatttaaatttaataattgatgatgTCAATGAAATTGATCCTTCTGATTTCTCTTACGTTTACTCTGGTTATGCTCCACTATTAATTAGATTGGTTCAATATTCTTTACCATCTTCTAAAACTGGTtggaaatcaattgaaaatactttaaaattattacctGGTCCAATTTTTgatgaaaatcaattattctttttaaataataataataataataatggtagtgGTATAGTTCATTCTGGTTCTGCGCCTTCAATTGCATCactttctttaaataatgatgaaaatgaaaattatgattatgatgatgataataataataatcataatataaataataataataataataatataaataatataaataataatacaaatagtaataatacaccAATTTCGTCAAGTGGTTCTCCTGGTACATTAAATACTGATGttacaaataatagtaataatataaattcaatagAAAAATCAGGTGTTTCAATGGTATTttttgttggtggtgttacTTTTTCAGAAATTTCAGCTTTAAGATTTTTGGGTAAACAAACTAATAAgaagtttattattttaacaacaaaattaattaatggtgaTTCATTGATTCAAAGTTTTTTAGATCCTCTTGGTTAA
- the zakA gene encoding CZAK family protein kinase, with protein sequence MHYHNKDDWEEISFIGEGQYGRVIKCRKKNGFILNEQVDYVAIKIISKDKFKRNETDILEKIRLFNIPRYYSHAEDDNFIYIYMEYIEGENLANILKTKKQGRFKESRIISMIADLVETLSFLHKHHVIHRDIKTANLVLDKNKNLKLIDFGASTIQNKKQFEQYLNETTNNNNNPNNNNNNNNNNNNNNNNNNNNNNNNNNINNINNNNDLNGSGSGISTYLNEQYKQSSFAIIGTFNYMAPEVKRNYRATRKSDVWSLGCTIIEMAGGDLSQKLNGIPIIPDHLSDTLKDFLNHCLVIDPKKRSYMEELLSHKLIVHIIGPNKSKNYGVEPKFKDDDDFEEIENEKDNYLSSRFPAKFAPQYEKPKWEIEFEELEFDKDDSEGGAGNFGDVKKGLLNETEVAIKFVKKAHCEAITVCDTFYHEVLILSNLRHPNIVQFMAACIKYGEKETNHCIVSEWMSGGNLTQFLMNNHKVLENNPHLRVKLLTDIAKGILYLHKQHIIHRDLTSNNVLLDFKREILPNQLYGSNEFTAKVCDFGLSSNQSESKKLRGGSIHYMAPENLNGSPINEKSDIYSFGLLVWQMFSYAPPNTIYSPKEMASMVSDPKQNYRPQIPFNVPLKFKELITQCWDRNPLNRPKDFSIIIEKLKEIGLTYNRSSSNVSPINSPLINNNNNNYNNNHLNSLSSSLNSSPTYYAKTFGDSNSNIDVYHSADSITPIVSSPPIIKIDLTQDDWDSKLKQLDLEHENKSLISISINDNNNNNINNNNTNNNNVNDLGYC encoded by the exons atgcaTTATCATAATAAAGATGATTGGGAagaaatttcttttattggTGAAGGTCAATATGGTAGAGTTATAAAatgtagaaaaaaaaatggatttatattaaatgaaCAAGTTGATTACGttgcaattaaaataattagtaaAGATAAATTT aaaagaaatgaaaccgatattttagaaaaaattagattatttaatataccAAGATATTATTCACATGCAGAAgatgataattttatttatatttatatggaATATATTGAAGGTGAAAATTTAgcaaatatattaaaaaccaaaaaacaAGGTAGATTTAAAGAGAGTAGAATAATATCAATGATTGCTGATTTAGTTGAGACATTATCATTCCTTCATAAACATCATGTAATTCATAGGGATATTAAAACTGCAAATTTAGTATTAGATAAGaataagaatttaaaattaattgattttggtgcatcaacaattcaaaataaaaaacaatttgaacaatatttaaatgagactacaaataataataataatccaaataataataataataataataataataataataataataataataataataataataataataataataataacaatattaataatattaataataataatgatttaaatggtagtggtagtggaaTTTCAACttatttaaatgaacaaTATAAACAAAGTTCATTTGCAATCATTGGTACATTCAATTATATGGCACCAGAAGTTAAGAGAAATTATAGAGCAACTAGAAAATCAGATGTTTGGAGTTTAGGTTGTACAATAATTGAAATGGCTGGTGGTGATTTAtctcaaaaattaaatggtaTACCAATTATACCAGATCATTTATCTGATactttaaaagattttttaaatcattgttTAGTTATTGATCCAAAAAAAAGATCTTATATGGAAGAATTATTAAGtcataaattaatt gtacaTATAATTGGAccaaataaaagtaaaaattatGGTGTTGAaccaaaatttaaagatgatgacgattttgaagaaattgaaaatgaaaaagataattatttatcatcaaGATTTCCAGCTAAATTTGCACCACAATATGAAAAACCAAAATGGGagattgaatttgaagagTTAGAATTTGATAAAGATGATTCAGAAGGCGGAGCAGGTAATTTTGGAGATgtaaaaaaaggtttattGAATGAGACTGAAGTTgcaattaaatttgtaaagaAAGCTCATTGTGAAGCCATTACAGTTTGTGATACATTCTATCATGAAGTATTGATTCTATCGAATTTAAGACATCCAAATATAGTTCAATTCATGGCTGCATGTATAAAATATGGTGAGAAGGAAACCAATCATTGTATAGTTTCAGAATGGATGTCTGGTGGTAACCTAACTCAATTCCTTATGAATAATCATAAAGTTTTGGAAAACAATCCACATTTACGTGTTAAACTTTTAACTGATATAGCTAAAGGTATACTATATCTACATAAACAACATATAATTCATCGTGATTTAACTTCAAATAATGTATTATTAGATTTCAAGAGAGAGATATTACCAAATCAATTATACGGTTCAAATGAATTCACAGCAAAAGTTTGTGATTTTGGTTTATCATCAAATCAAAGTgaatcaaagaaattaagAGGTGGTTCAATACATTATATGGCACCAGAGAATTTAAATGGTTCtccaattaatgaaaaatccGATATCTATTCATTTGGTTTATTAGTTTGGCAAATGTTTTCATATGCACCACCAAATACAATTTATTCACCAAAAGAGATGGCATCAATGGTTTCTGATCCAAAACAAAATTATCGTCCACAAATACCATTTAATgtacctttaaaatttaaagaattaataacaCAATGTTGGGATAGAAATCCATTAAATAGACCAAAAGATTTctcaataataattgaaaaacttAAAGAAATTGGCTTAACCTATAATAGATCATCAAGTAATGTTTCACCAATAAATTCacctttaattaataataataataataattataataataatcatttaaattcattatcatcatctctTAATTCTTCACCAACTTATTATGCAAAAACATTTGGTGattcaaatagtaatattgaTGTTTATCATTCAGCTGATTCAATCACTCCAATAGTTTCTTCACCAcctataattaaaattgatttaactcAAGATGATTGGGAtagtaaattaaaacaacttGATCTCGAACatgaaaataaatctttaatttcaatttcaataaatgataataataataataatattaataataacaatactaataataataatgttaatgATTTAGGTTattgttaa